The region TGATCACAGCTGTAACATGGATTATTGCAGGACTGGCTAATGTCATAGCTGTGCTTTTTATCAGCAGACTGTCATTCTGCAAATCCATTGTGATAAACAGTTATTTCTGTGATCACGGACCCACGTTCCATTTGGCTTGCAATGACAACACTCCGAgtaatgtgattggctggacgTATCCTCTggtgtttcatttgtttcagttaCTGTTTATCATAGGCACATATATTTCTATAGCCAGAGCATTATTGAAAATTGCTGTGGCCTCTGAGCGCCTCAAAGCCATGAAAACCTGCAGCGCTCATTTGATCTTGGTGAGTGtgtattattttcctttatgcATCTCTTTCATACTGGGCTCCAGCATTCCCCAGAACATCAGGATTATGAACATGTCTCTGGCGATGGTCTTCCCACCGATGCTGAATCCAATCATTTACTCACTGAAGACGGACGAATTCAGAGAATCCGTTAAGAAGCTGTACAAGCGAAAGAAGATACACATCACtgtaagaaataaatgaataaacgtTTCAATCGTGAACGACTGACTGGGACATTTGACTCTCACTTTCGGTGTAGGAGAGCACAGAAGACCACGTTCCGTCCTCTGATATACGTGAACGTCAAACCACTGCAGTCCACAGAATTTGATGTCGAACAGAAGCTGAGTTCTGTGGACAAGCCGGAATGAGCCGGAAGGGCGCACGTCATGTGCAGGTTTGAGAAAGCAGATAAATTTATTCATGAGGCATCTGCCAactttattgtatatttttagaTCCTTATGCaatgtaattggacataattccatgaaaatataCTAAATGTGTGACATTGGTTTATAAAAATTTGCGAACTCTGTACGTTGTAATGAATTGGAAATGGTTCAGGATTTGGCAATTCTATGCAAATACCTGAATTACGCAATAATCTATCTCGcaatgaaattgattttattg is a window of Anguilla rostrata isolate EN2019 chromosome 9, ASM1855537v3, whole genome shotgun sequence DNA encoding:
- the LOC135262448 gene encoding olfactory receptor 51F2-like, whose translation is MIPLNSIIVFNATIVRPEFFFISGFSGIPHTKYFYMFLCFVYTLSVLGNTFVMFVIYSDHCLHSPKYISVFSLAVSDVCVSTALVPPLIDTFLFKSQLISYEACLSNMFFVFALLTMQSFTLTIMSYDRCVAICFPLRYNEIVTNKSMLVITAVTWIIAGLANVIAVLFISRLSFCKSIVINSYFCDHGPTFHLACNDNTPSNVIGWTYPLVFHLFQLLFIIGTYISIARALLKIAVASERLKAMKTCSAHLILVSVYYFPLCISFILGSSIPQNIRIMNMSLAMVFPPMLNPIIYSLKTDEFRESVKKLYKRKKIHITVRNK